ATCATGTTAAATCACCTGTACGACTTCTGCTTTCTGGCACGTGCACCGTGTCCGAGCTCGTTCTTCGGCAGTTTTCTCCTGGTATCGTTGATGATAAGGGTCCTGTCGTAGCTTTTGAACAGTGCTTCCAGTTCTTCGTCTTTATAGTACTCGACGAGTCCTCTTGCGATCGCCGTCCTGGCGGCCGCGGCCTGCCCCATGACTCCGCCGCCGTCGACGGTCACACGGATGTTGACCTTCGCGGCTTTTTCGGCCGCAAGTCCAAGGGGCTCCTGTATTTTGAGCCTGGCAAGCTCCGGAGAGTAGATGTCCAAGGGGACCTTGTTTAT
This DNA window, taken from Methanomassiliicoccaceae archaeon, encodes the following:
- a CDS encoding 30S ribosomal protein S9, whose translation is MECVNTSGKRKSATARAVVEEGNGKVTINKVPLDIYSPELARLKIQEPLGLAAEKAAKVNIRVTVDGGGVMGQAAAARTAIARGLVEYYKDEELEALFKSYDRTLIINDTRRKLPKNELGHGARARKQKSYR